From Deferrisoma camini S3R1, the proteins below share one genomic window:
- a CDS encoding cytochrome c3 family protein, protein MGRWRRSVGWVCLGLLVAAGTPAFSAEKVQPFTGMTLPGETFDLRDYLGRVPILLDFGSIYCSSCVQSLPRLVNLQNRHGADKLRVVGINLDTYNVARVRRFYGQFKDMLSFPVVLDLNLKISRAFQVTTLPTYVLVDRNGEIVQTVVGYNEGRWNELEEAVRRVVEEGATAGQMGGAAENVVLLTPDNFTKTYQDSISVVGLTGGRKGPFILRLNGGSEREAKNYGKMFWVRTPLSLGSNYIEIRYPEEDGGQGNLAIVLFREPMMGEGLQSPFPEFQFHTSDHEDRCRRCHQMEPEGGGEVAVITTFCLRCHGYLTDQTWVHGPIPVGGCSPCHDFTSKPHKYDLLNQGADLCFTCHDDIRAQFTRTNVHGPVAMGFCTVCHSPHGSPFKFQLRLPQGDLCLSCHENMKEKMNRFVLHKPFAEGNCSGCHDPHSSDNPKYFLKGVGEALCRRCHDDETLARHKHPVGRPPKFLVPGMRLDPNGNLTCLTCHDPHGSDSDRMATVPGGCAGCHQM, encoded by the coding sequence ATGGGCCGGTGGCGTCGTTCCGTCGGGTGGGTGTGCCTGGGGCTGCTCGTGGCCGCGGGAACGCCCGCGTTTTCGGCCGAGAAAGTGCAGCCTTTCACAGGAATGACGCTGCCCGGTGAGACGTTTGACCTCCGGGACTACCTGGGCAGGGTTCCCATCCTGCTGGACTTCGGCTCCATCTACTGCTCCAGCTGCGTGCAGTCCCTCCCGCGCCTGGTCAATCTGCAGAACCGTCACGGGGCCGACAAGCTTCGGGTGGTGGGGATCAACCTGGACACCTACAACGTGGCCCGGGTGCGGCGGTTCTACGGCCAGTTCAAGGACATGCTGTCGTTCCCCGTGGTGCTGGATCTGAACCTCAAGATCAGCCGCGCCTTCCAGGTGACGACGCTGCCCACCTACGTGTTGGTCGACCGCAACGGCGAGATCGTCCAGACCGTGGTGGGGTACAACGAGGGCCGTTGGAACGAGCTGGAGGAGGCCGTACGCCGGGTGGTGGAGGAGGGGGCCACCGCGGGCCAGATGGGTGGGGCGGCGGAGAACGTGGTGCTGTTGACGCCGGACAACTTCACCAAGACCTACCAGGACTCCATCTCGGTGGTCGGGCTGACGGGAGGGCGCAAGGGGCCGTTCATCCTGCGGTTGAACGGGGGAAGCGAGAGGGAGGCCAAGAACTACGGCAAGATGTTCTGGGTTCGCACCCCGTTGAGCCTGGGGTCCAACTACATCGAGATCCGATACCCCGAGGAGGACGGGGGACAGGGAAACCTGGCGATCGTGCTGTTTCGGGAGCCGATGATGGGAGAGGGGCTCCAGTCGCCGTTCCCCGAGTTCCAGTTCCACACCTCGGACCACGAGGACCGGTGCCGGCGGTGTCACCAGATGGAGCCCGAGGGCGGGGGCGAGGTGGCGGTGATCACCACGTTCTGCCTGCGGTGCCACGGATACCTGACCGACCAGACCTGGGTCCACGGTCCGATTCCGGTCGGAGGCTGCAGCCCCTGCCACGACTTCACGAGCAAGCCGCACAAGTACGACCTGTTGAACCAGGGGGCCGACCTGTGCTTCACCTGCCACGACGACATTCGGGCCCAGTTCACCCGGACCAACGTACACGGGCCGGTGGCGATGGGGTTTTGCACGGTGTGCCACAGCCCCCACGGTTCGCCGTTCAAGTTCCAGCTGCGGCTCCCCCAGGGGGACCTGTGCCTGTCCTGCCACGAGAACATGAAGGAGAAGATGAACCGGTTCGTGCTCCACAAGCCGTTTGCCGAGGGCAACTGCTCCGGATGCCACGATCCCCATTCGTCGGACAACCCCAAGTATTTCTTGAAGGGCGTGGGCGAGGCCCTGTGCCGACGGTGCCACGACGACGAGACCTTGGCCCGTCACAAACACCCGGTGGGTCGTCCGCCCAAGTTCCTCGTGCCGGGCATGCGGCTGGATCCGAACGGGAACCTGACCTGCTTGACCTGCCACGACCCCCACGGCTCGGACAGCGACCGGATGGCCACGGTCCCGGGGGGCTGTGCCGGATGCCACCAGATGTGA
- a CDS encoding NUDIX domain-containing protein, producing MSRYRNPLPTVDVVILREEGVVLVERRNPPLGWALPGGFVEEGESLEQAAVREAREETGLEVRLREQFFTYSNPRRDPRRHTITTVYLARAEGTPLGGSDARQARIWPWDALPPLCFDHGRILADVRRYLATGERPRLEGL from the coding sequence GTGAGCCGGTACCGAAACCCGTTGCCCACCGTCGACGTGGTGATCCTCCGGGAGGAGGGGGTGGTGCTGGTGGAACGCCGCAATCCCCCGCTGGGGTGGGCTCTGCCGGGGGGATTCGTGGAGGAGGGCGAGTCACTCGAGCAGGCTGCGGTGCGGGAGGCCCGGGAGGAGACCGGGCTGGAGGTCCGGCTCCGGGAGCAGTTCTTCACCTACTCCAACCCCCGCCGGGACCCCCGCCGCCACACGATCACCACGGTGTACCTGGCCCGGGCGGAGGGCACCCCCCTGGGGGGCAGCGACGCCCGGCAGGCCCGGATCTGGCCGTGGGACGCCCTGCCACCCCTGTGCTTCGACCACGGCCGAATCCTGGCCGACGTGCGCCGCTACCTGGCCACGGGGGAACGCCCCCGGCTGGAAGGCTTGTAA
- a CDS encoding TlpA family protein disulfide reductase, which translates to MARKSLQTLLVVIGAVALWSSGAIAEQKKMTPLDIPMIGDIEMLKPGDKAPDFTLEDIEGRSFQLSKEVPQKVHLLVFWSIFCEPCKAEMPLIERLYEEYRDKGFEVIAVALDGEPMKKSIVGLVKQQGYKFRVFIDKLAPDESFVVADPYGVAGTPTLYLVGRDGKIAFAEVGLTDKEVLENEIRKALGR; encoded by the coding sequence ATGGCACGGAAATCCCTGCAGACTCTGCTCGTCGTGATCGGGGCGGTGGCGCTTTGGAGCTCTGGCGCGATCGCGGAACAGAAGAAGATGACCCCCCTCGATATCCCCATGATCGGGGACATCGAGATGCTCAAGCCCGGGGACAAGGCCCCGGACTTCACGTTGGAGGACATCGAGGGCCGCTCGTTTCAGCTCTCGAAAGAGGTCCCACAGAAGGTGCACCTGCTGGTGTTCTGGTCGATCTTCTGCGAGCCGTGCAAGGCCGAGATGCCGTTGATCGAACGGCTCTACGAGGAGTATCGGGACAAGGGGTTCGAGGTGATCGCCGTGGCCCTGGACGGCGAGCCGATGAAGAAGAGCATCGTGGGCCTCGTGAAGCAGCAGGGGTACAAGTTCCGGGTGTTCATCGACAAACTGGCCCCGGACGAATCCTTCGTGGTGGCCGACCCCTACGGTGTGGCCGGCACCCCCACCCTGTACCTGGTGGGCCGCGACGGCAAGATCGCCTTTGCCGAGGTGGGCCTCACGGACAAGGAAGTGCTGGAGAACGAGATCCGGAAAGCCCTGGGGCGGTGA
- a CDS encoding NHL repeat-containing protein, producing MIVWGGWASARVMSWRAAEGFGEHGRGRNELREPVDVDVDRDGTVTVLDRKREALVRFARSGRWQGTFGGSRGSGDLRLRRPQRLARGPDGRLWVVDTGNHRLVVVDEAGNEAFVLGSLGGGDGRFRHPADVTFDRRGRLYVADPGNERVQVFRPDGTFLASWDRRTGRRRDHLGKPVIVAYTPEGRGGLWVLSRGWRRLERFDLDGEWEETLDLSSWLPEGAQVEDVVVEPTFYRMFLSDRATGKIWVLDRRGEKIAEILPAEGEAFEPAGLFVLRNWDVYVADRAGRRVLKFERQ from the coding sequence GTGATCGTTTGGGGGGGATGGGCTTCGGCCCGGGTGATGTCCTGGAGGGCGGCTGAGGGGTTCGGCGAGCACGGCCGGGGTCGCAACGAGCTGCGCGAGCCCGTGGACGTGGACGTGGATCGGGACGGCACCGTGACCGTGCTGGACCGAAAGCGGGAAGCGTTGGTGCGGTTCGCCCGATCGGGACGGTGGCAGGGGACCTTCGGGGGAAGCCGGGGCTCCGGGGATCTGCGTCTGCGGAGGCCCCAGCGCCTGGCCCGGGGGCCGGACGGTCGACTGTGGGTGGTGGACACGGGCAACCACCGGCTGGTGGTGGTGGACGAGGCCGGGAACGAGGCCTTCGTTCTGGGCAGCCTGGGGGGGGGCGACGGACGGTTTCGGCACCCGGCCGACGTAACGTTCGACCGCCGCGGCCGTCTTTACGTGGCGGACCCGGGCAACGAACGGGTCCAGGTGTTCCGGCCCGACGGCACGTTCCTGGCCTCGTGGGACCGCCGCACCGGGAGGCGGCGTGACCACCTGGGCAAGCCGGTGATCGTGGCCTACACTCCGGAAGGCCGCGGCGGCCTGTGGGTGCTGAGCCGGGGATGGCGGCGTCTGGAGCGGTTCGACCTGGACGGAGAGTGGGAGGAGACCCTCGATCTCTCGTCGTGGCTTCCCGAGGGGGCGCAGGTCGAGGATGTCGTGGTGGAGCCCACGTTCTACCGGATGTTCCTTTCGGACCGCGCCACCGGAAAGATTTGGGTCCTGGACCGGCGGGGGGAGAAGATAGCCGAGATCCTGCCGGCCGAGGGGGAGGCGTTCGAGCCGGCGGGGCTTTTCGTACTGCGGAACTGGGACGTGTACGTGGCGGACCGGGCCGGCCGGCGCGTACTCAAGTTCGAACGGCAGTGA
- a CDS encoding SEC-C domain-containing protein: MDTPRFRSLTDDELVDLLYTAADRLPREAVDEFLRRSRRLLPRLAEIVSDKRAWTQQLPEWWAVVHATYILGAMENEEALIPLLTALRWADAFDCDWVTEDLPSMFGRIAEAAYGPLMAVVHDPTAGPGARSVALASTVAAALAAPRRQAEVLETAARILADPAEPLYLRQTAANILVDLKSSQHRDLLLAFGREEAARHRDDPEYQGVFYDWEVDELLSDRSGNAGLDYYRRDWLVFYEPEEIEKRQERWRREEQEAAEREEPPPERPARPDLGAPCPCGSGRPFGHCCYLRMH; this comes from the coding sequence ATGGACACCCCCCGGTTCCGGAGCCTCACCGACGACGAACTCGTCGACCTACTGTACACGGCGGCGGACCGGCTTCCCCGCGAGGCGGTCGACGAGTTTCTCCGCCGCTCCCGGCGTCTGCTGCCCCGGCTCGCCGAGATCGTGTCCGACAAGCGCGCCTGGACCCAGCAGCTTCCCGAGTGGTGGGCCGTGGTCCACGCCACCTACATCCTGGGCGCCATGGAGAACGAAGAGGCGCTGATCCCCCTGCTCACCGCCCTGCGGTGGGCCGACGCGTTCGACTGCGACTGGGTCACCGAGGACCTGCCCAGCATGTTCGGCCGGATCGCCGAAGCGGCATACGGCCCCCTCATGGCCGTGGTCCACGACCCCACGGCCGGCCCCGGGGCCCGATCGGTGGCATTGGCATCCACCGTGGCCGCAGCCCTCGCAGCCCCCCGGCGCCAGGCCGAGGTGCTCGAAACCGCGGCCCGGATCCTGGCCGATCCGGCCGAACCGCTGTACCTGCGGCAGACCGCGGCCAACATCCTGGTGGACCTGAAGTCGAGCCAGCACCGGGATCTCCTGCTGGCCTTCGGCCGCGAGGAGGCGGCCCGCCACCGGGACGATCCCGAGTACCAGGGGGTGTTCTACGACTGGGAGGTGGACGAGCTCCTGTCCGACCGGTCCGGCAACGCGGGTCTCGACTACTACCGGAGGGACTGGCTCGTGTTCTACGAGCCGGAGGAGATCGAGAAACGCCAGGAGCGGTGGCGGCGTGAGGAGCAGGAGGCTGCGGAGCGCGAGGAACCCCCACCCGAGCGACCGGCCCGGCCGGACCTGGGCGCGCCGTGCCCCTGCGGCTCGGGCCGGCCCTTCGGCCACTGCTGTTACCTGCGAATGCATTAG
- a CDS encoding diguanylate cyclase domain-containing protein: protein MAEKVPTGLGVRLILVSAAIVALAALVVGAVVTKLSEDEVKARLRAEASELARIVEEVAGASTAESDLSRVVLRNRLRRAGSAWVLDRQGRVIAAPAAMGDAQDLGGLEVELLAARKPLETLGERGRGNRLRLAEAVGDYEEGIGLATLFGEPRMVAFRVLRDRGWVVAVDEPYASSSSVAASLKKYVLLTCGVLGLSILLSTALSISFVIKPFYRERLDLLARVEAANRNLRKLHEVSVGMQRTLALEDRIRTILGAAHEVLGLDRIFLFLPNPERTVLECKGAFGNQDESPEEIRLPLGPGGGVIAQAFLQKRTYRVENARELPPDLRLQPPYDEIRALRSRSFIVIPMIVESDCVGVVAVDNQISKRPIPPEVIETVELFTSQAAVAIENARLYQQLKLYADELEVTDHLTQLFTFFHFKKLLQGEIDRARLAGTALGLLVVRIDNFAQYNERLGHKHGDEVLRRVAEIIRERSMPKDVIGRCFGSTFAVLMPGADAETARERAADLLAALEEESYPGEEALPEGRLRFAAGWGEYRRAEGANAEEFFAAVNERTKEAQG, encoded by the coding sequence ATGGCCGAAAAGGTTCCCACGGGCTTGGGCGTCCGGCTGATCCTCGTGTCCGCCGCCATCGTGGCCCTGGCCGCGCTGGTGGTGGGCGCGGTGGTCACGAAGCTGAGCGAGGACGAGGTGAAGGCCCGGCTGCGGGCCGAGGCCTCCGAGTTGGCTCGGATCGTGGAGGAGGTGGCGGGGGCGTCCACGGCGGAGTCCGACCTGTCGCGGGTGGTGTTGCGCAACCGGCTGCGCCGGGCCGGCTCGGCGTGGGTGCTCGACCGGCAGGGGCGGGTGATCGCGGCCCCCGCGGCCATGGGGGACGCCCAGGACCTGGGGGGGCTCGAGGTGGAGCTGTTGGCCGCCCGCAAGCCCCTGGAGACCCTCGGGGAACGGGGGCGGGGGAACCGGCTCCGGCTCGCCGAGGCGGTGGGGGACTACGAAGAGGGCATTGGGTTGGCCACCCTGTTCGGGGAGCCCCGGATGGTGGCGTTCCGGGTGCTCCGGGACCGGGGGTGGGTGGTGGCGGTGGACGAGCCCTACGCCTCCTCGAGCAGCGTGGCGGCGAGCCTCAAGAAGTACGTGCTGTTGACCTGCGGGGTGCTGGGGTTGTCCATTCTGCTTAGCACGGCCCTGTCCATCTCGTTCGTGATCAAGCCGTTCTACCGGGAGCGGTTGGACCTGCTGGCCCGGGTGGAGGCGGCGAACCGCAACCTCAGAAAGCTCCACGAGGTCTCGGTGGGCATGCAGCGGACGCTGGCCCTGGAGGACCGGATCCGGACCATTCTGGGGGCGGCCCACGAGGTGCTGGGGCTCGACCGAATCTTCCTGTTCCTCCCCAACCCGGAGCGCACGGTGCTGGAGTGCAAGGGCGCGTTCGGCAACCAGGACGAGTCGCCGGAGGAGATTCGCCTGCCCCTGGGGCCGGGGGGTGGGGTGATCGCCCAGGCGTTCCTGCAGAAACGCACCTACCGGGTGGAGAACGCGCGGGAGCTGCCCCCCGACCTGCGGCTGCAGCCCCCCTATGACGAGATCCGCGCGCTGCGCAGCCGCAGTTTCATCGTGATCCCCATGATCGTCGAGAGCGACTGCGTGGGGGTGGTGGCGGTGGACAACCAGATCAGCAAGCGGCCGATCCCGCCGGAGGTGATCGAGACCGTGGAGCTGTTCACCAGCCAGGCGGCGGTGGCGATCGAGAACGCCCGGCTGTACCAGCAGCTCAAGCTCTACGCCGACGAGCTGGAGGTCACGGACCACCTGACCCAGCTGTTCACCTTCTTCCACTTCAAGAAGCTGCTGCAGGGCGAGATCGACCGGGCCCGGCTGGCCGGCACCGCGTTGGGTCTGTTGGTGGTCCGGATCGACAACTTCGCCCAGTACAACGAGCGCCTGGGCCACAAGCACGGCGACGAGGTGCTACGGCGGGTGGCCGAGATCATCCGGGAGCGCAGCATGCCCAAGGACGTGATCGGCCGGTGCTTCGGGTCCACCTTTGCCGTGCTGATGCCGGGGGCCGACGCCGAGACCGCACGGGAGCGGGCGGCCGACCTGCTGGCGGCCCTCGAGGAGGAGTCCTACCCGGGCGAGGAGGCGCTGCCGGAGGGCCGGTTGCGGTTCGCCGCGGGGTGGGGGGAGTACCGTCGGGCGGAGGGGGCGAACGCCGAGGAGTTCTTCGCGGCCGTCAACGAACGCACCAAGGAAGCCCAGGGGTGA